In Acidimicrobiales bacterium, the DNA window CGAGGGGCGCGGCCAGCACGCAGAGGTCGCCCGGCGCCCCGGGCTCGACCCGCCGGGGCTCGGCCGGCGCCTCCGCCGGGCCGAGGAACAGGGCCAGCGCCGCGGCCGGGTCGAGGCGCTCGGCCTCGCCGAGGACGGCGCCCGACGCCGTGCGCCGGTCGACGGCGGCGGCCACGGCCGCCCACGGGTCGGCGCCGCCGAACGGCGCGTCGGTGCTGCCGGCCGTCGGGATGCCGGCCATGACGAGAGACCGGCAGCGGTAGAGGTGGGGCACGTCGTCGGGGTCGACCTCGCGCCGGTACTCGTCGCCCCGCTCGGCCACGAGGTTGGGCTGGGTCACGACCGTGACGCCGAGGCGGCGGAGGTGGGGGAGCAGGTCGTCGGGGGCGACCGACGCGTGCTCGATCCGGTCGCCCGGCCGGGCGCCGGCCTCGTCGAGGGCCAGGGCGGCGACGACCAGCTGGACGCGGGTGACGCAGTGGACGGCGATCGGCCGGCCCTCGGCGTGGGCGGCGGCCACGGTGGCGGCGAGGTCGGCCGGGGCCGGCAGCTCCTCGTCGTGGAGGATCACCTTCACCGGGCCGACGGTGAGGCGGGTGCCGTCGGGGACGGCGAGGCCGAGCGGTCCCATCACGTGGACCCGCTGGGGGAGGGCGGCCAGCGCCTCGACCGCGCCGGGCGCCCGCTCGGGGTCGGCGTCGGTCAGCCCGGTGACGCCCCTGGCCGCCGCCTCGCGGCCGACGGCGGCCAGGTCGGCCG includes these proteins:
- a CDS encoding amidohydrolase family protein, whose translation is MSLLVVGGEVGGRAGVDVRVEGGVVTEVGAGLRPGRGDDVVEAGGGAVLPGLHDHHVHLRALAAARASVAVGPPGVRDRAAFADRLRRAVAAAPPGGWVRATGYHESVAGPLDRHALDAVVGDAPVRVQHRTGTLWVLSSAAVRLAGVDACPLPGVERDGAGRPTGRLWRMDGWLRAAVPAVPADLAAVGREAAARGVTGLTDADPERAPGAVEALAALPQRVHVMGPLGLAVPDGTRLTVGPVKVILHDEELPAPADLAATVAAAHAEGRPIAVHCVTRVQLVVAALALDEAGARPGDRIEHASVAPDDLLPHLRRLGVTVVTQPNLVAERGDEYRREVDPDDVPHLYRCRSLVMAGIPTAGSTDAPFGGADPWAAVAAAVDRRTASGAVLGEAERLDPAAALALFLGPAEAPAEPRRVEPGAPGDLCVLAAPLAEVLADPAAARVAATAVAGEVVHRRDR